In one Chitinophaga sancti genomic region, the following are encoded:
- a CDS encoding RraA family protein — MKLFFLIPLCLLGYVHLAAQTISKEELIFLTADWKGERFPDGRPRIPDAVIAQAKEVGLDDVWTILEGEGYHCQFEGGFKMIHPDSVIAGRALTAMFIPARPDVEQHLKERGQQRGWKGNTNSWPIQQLGKGDVYVADGFGKITDGTLIGSTLGNAIFARTGNGVVFNASARDLEGLEAISGFNALVRDWDPSFLKNVMLSGMNVPIRIGKAVVLPGDLVLTSKEGVIFVPAHLAEKVIGIAAFIQVKDAFSFEMLKGGKYTPGELDNNWTDAIRQAFLEWQHQQAGKAPMSRQELDKMLEKRTW, encoded by the coding sequence ATGAAACTGTTTTTTTTGATTCCACTCTGTTTGCTGGGGTATGTACACCTGGCAGCACAGACCATATCCAAAGAGGAGCTGATCTTTTTAACGGCCGACTGGAAGGGGGAACGCTTTCCGGACGGCCGGCCCCGTATTCCGGACGCCGTGATTGCGCAGGCAAAGGAGGTAGGGCTGGATGATGTATGGACGATACTGGAAGGAGAGGGCTATCATTGCCAGTTTGAAGGTGGATTTAAAATGATCCACCCGGATAGTGTGATTGCGGGCAGGGCCCTGACCGCGATGTTTATTCCTGCAAGGCCGGATGTGGAACAGCACCTGAAAGAACGGGGGCAGCAAAGAGGCTGGAAGGGTAATACCAATTCATGGCCTATTCAGCAACTGGGTAAGGGGGATGTATATGTGGCAGATGGATTCGGGAAAATTACAGATGGTACCCTCATTGGTTCTACACTGGGTAATGCTATCTTTGCCCGCACAGGTAATGGTGTAGTATTCAATGCATCGGCGCGCGACCTGGAAGGGCTGGAAGCAATATCCGGCTTTAATGCGCTGGTAAGAGACTGGGATCCGTCTTTTTTAAAAAACGTAATGCTGTCTGGTATGAATGTGCCAATTCGTATAGGGAAGGCAGTGGTATTGCCAGGCGATTTGGTGCTGACTTCAAAGGAAGGAGTCATTTTTGTACCGGCGCACCTTGCAGAAAAAGTGATTGGTATTGCTGCATTTATCCAGGTGAAAGATGCGTTTAGTTTTGAGATGCTGAAGGGGGGGAAATATACACCTGGTGAACTTGATAATAACTGGACGGATGCCATCAGGCAGGCTTTCCTGGAATGGCAGCACCAGCAGGCAGGGAAAGCCCCTATGAGCAGGCAGGAGCTGGACAAAATGTTAGAAAAACGCACCTGGTAA
- a CDS encoding bile acid:sodium symporter family protein, whose protein sequence is MNHLGPYIIGFWILLAILFSRKPQTRGYVYTLMIFAAVTTSLYYPQYFTHIGDYDLAKLITPLLQIIMFGMGTAMSLGDFYGVIRMPMGVLTGVLCHFTIMPFIGWGLAHLFGFPPEIAAGVVLVGTVPCGMASNVISYLAKANIALSVTLTAISTMLAPFVTPLLMRWLAGSYIDISVTHMMWDIFKLVILPVAAGLVFNHFLSGKAKWLDDIMPKISMTAIGLIIVIITAHGRDALLDVGLLLILSSLIHNLSGYGLGYWLCKLIRMKEQDCRTIAIEVGMQNSGLASAIAKSMGKIATVGLAPAVFGPLMNVTGSLLASWWHRHPPEGDVVSENK, encoded by the coding sequence ATGAATCATCTGGGCCCTTATATTATTGGTTTTTGGATCCTGTTGGCAATATTATTTTCCAGGAAACCGCAGACTCGCGGTTATGTATACACGTTAATGATCTTTGCTGCGGTGACAACATCACTATATTATCCGCAATATTTTACCCACATTGGGGATTATGACCTGGCAAAGCTGATCACGCCTTTATTACAGATCATCATGTTTGGCATGGGAACGGCGATGAGCCTGGGGGATTTTTATGGTGTAATCAGGATGCCGATGGGTGTTTTGACGGGAGTACTTTGTCATTTTACAATTATGCCTTTTATAGGCTGGGGCCTGGCGCATTTGTTCGGGTTTCCGCCGGAGATAGCGGCGGGTGTGGTATTGGTGGGTACGGTGCCTTGTGGCATGGCTTCCAATGTGATCTCTTACCTGGCAAAGGCGAACATTGCATTGTCAGTAACGCTAACGGCTATTTCCACCATGCTGGCACCTTTTGTAACGCCGTTGTTGATGCGGTGGCTGGCGGGAAGTTATATAGACATCAGTGTGACGCATATGATGTGGGATATTTTTAAGCTGGTGATTTTGCCGGTGGCAGCGGGTTTGGTCTTTAATCATTTTCTGAGTGGGAAGGCGAAATGGCTGGATGATATTATGCCTAAGATCTCTATGACAGCGATTGGACTGATTATCGTGATCATTACGGCGCATGGGCGGGATGCTTTGCTGGATGTGGGATTGCTGTTGATCCTAAGTTCATTGATACATAATTTATCGGGGTATGGATTGGGATATTGGTTGTGTAAGCTGATCAGGATGAAGGAGCAGGATTGCAGAACGATTGCGATAGAGGTGGGGATGCAGAATAGCGGGTTGGCATCGGCGATAGCGAAGAGTATGGGGAAGATAGCAACAGTAGGATTGGCGCCTGCAGTATTTGGGCCGCTGATGAATGTGACAGGTTCTTTGCTGGCGAGCTGGTGGCACAGGCATCCGCCGGAGGGAGATGTGGTGAGTGAAAATAAATAG
- a CDS encoding sugar phosphate isomerase/epimerase family protein, with translation MNSPSNRRDFLRQMAVYSMGAGMIPGFLAACNNGLSTKESGTKDSTAATKAEALGTAKSLFFKISLAEWSFHRALFAKQMSHLDFPVKAKKDFGIEAVEYVNQFFMDKAKDKAYLADLKKRCSDNGVRSVLIMCDGEGEMGDQDVKKRLQAVENHYKWVEAAEYLGCHAIRVNAAGTGKPEDVAKAVEESLSKLSEFASTHNINVIVENHGGISSNGKWLSGVMKTINRPNCGTLPDFGNFCLNRTKPEANTPEAWAKTKCLEEYDRYEGVSELMPFAKGVSAKTYDFDANGNCIETDYHKILKIVKEAGYTGHIGIEFEGNTLSEDEGVKKTLALLKKVGEELS, from the coding sequence ATGAATTCTCCTTCTAATCGCCGGGATTTCCTTCGTCAAATGGCAGTGTATTCAATGGGTGCTGGTATGATTCCAGGTTTCCTTGCTGCTTGTAATAATGGTCTGTCAACAAAAGAATCAGGTACAAAGGATTCCACTGCCGCCACTAAAGCAGAAGCGCTGGGTACGGCAAAATCCCTGTTTTTTAAGATCTCCCTGGCGGAATGGTCCTTCCATCGTGCTTTATTTGCCAAACAGATGAGTCATCTTGATTTTCCTGTAAAGGCGAAAAAGGATTTCGGTATTGAGGCGGTTGAGTATGTAAACCAGTTTTTCATGGACAAGGCGAAGGACAAAGCTTACCTGGCTGATCTGAAAAAACGCTGTAGTGACAATGGTGTTAGAAGTGTACTGATTATGTGTGATGGCGAAGGGGAGATGGGTGATCAGGATGTGAAGAAGAGATTGCAGGCAGTAGAAAATCATTACAAATGGGTAGAGGCCGCGGAATACCTGGGTTGTCATGCCATCCGCGTAAATGCTGCCGGTACGGGAAAACCGGAAGATGTAGCAAAAGCAGTAGAAGAATCTCTTTCTAAATTATCAGAATTTGCAAGCACGCATAATATTAATGTGATTGTAGAAAACCATGGCGGCATTTCCTCTAATGGCAAATGGCTGTCTGGTGTCATGAAAACAATCAACCGCCCTAATTGCGGTACCCTCCCTGATTTTGGCAATTTCTGTCTGAACAGAACAAAGCCCGAAGCGAATACGCCTGAAGCCTGGGCAAAGACAAAATGCCTGGAAGAATATGATCGCTATGAAGGGGTAAGCGAATTAATGCCTTTTGCAAAAGGTGTGAGTGCCAAAACCTATGATTTCGATGCAAATGGTAACTGCATAGAAACAGACTATCATAAAATACTGAAGATCGTGAAAGAGGCCGGTTATACAGGTCATATCGGTATAGAATTCGAGGGCAACACATTGTCCGAAGACGAAGGGGTGAAGAAAACACTTGCACTCCTGAAGAAAGTGGGAGAGGAACTTAGCTAA
- a CDS encoding FecR family protein: MPSNKKSSKWLYIIIVLTLCGTTTAMYFFKAGKKPALASFRESQVVYTPHEGTQGARTRFTLPDSTEVLLNGKSTVLVPDNYTQTHTLLLDGEAWFNTPHALKVVTNILTLSSTTATSFRIRCFEAQQGATAYLGSGTIQAAKSYHSTTDNQAETLGIGNMVLANKEIDLMEKETYQPAELDQWLKGELSFSNVPFMNAMHTLEEWYGTEIYVEGDVSELGNVNGAFPNQSLDKVLNAFQSKMRFKYQFKGDRVKVKVD; this comes from the coding sequence GTGCCTTCAAACAAAAAGTCCAGCAAGTGGCTGTATATCATTATCGTTCTTACCTTATGTGGCACCACAACCGCTATGTATTTTTTCAAAGCAGGAAAGAAACCTGCCCTGGCATCATTCAGAGAATCCCAGGTCGTTTATACACCGCATGAAGGAACACAGGGTGCCCGTACCCGTTTCACCCTGCCAGATAGTACCGAAGTATTGCTGAATGGAAAATCGACCGTACTGGTGCCGGATAACTATACCCAGACACATACCTTGCTGCTGGATGGGGAAGCCTGGTTCAATACCCCGCATGCACTGAAGGTAGTAACCAATATCCTTACCCTGAGCAGTACTACAGCGACCTCTTTCAGAATTCGATGCTTCGAAGCACAACAGGGGGCAACCGCCTACCTGGGTAGCGGTACCATACAGGCAGCCAAATCTTACCATTCCACTACTGATAACCAGGCAGAAACACTGGGCATCGGCAATATGGTGCTGGCTAATAAGGAGATTGACCTCATGGAAAAAGAAACTTACCAACCTGCCGAACTGGATCAGTGGCTGAAAGGAGAACTGAGTTTTTCCAATGTACCGTTCATGAATGCGATGCATACACTGGAAGAATGGTATGGTACGGAAATTTATGTAGAAGGAGATGTGTCTGAATTGGGTAATGTAAATGGTGCTTTTCCAAATCAGTCACTGGATAAGGTGCTAAATGCCTTCCAAAGTAAAATGCGTTTTAAATACCAGTTCAAAGGAGACAGGGTAAAGGTAAAGGTGGATTAA
- a CDS encoding proline dehydrogenase family protein, whose translation MEKQQPLSFENTEIAFESRTDKALKKADFLFSNIGKPWLVKLGAALTPLAFKMHLPVRGIIKTTIFDQFCGGENLQEAARTAETLDQYHVGVVLDYGVEAMEGEENYDHAVPEFIRAIEYAANKASIPFIAIKVTGFARISLLEKIHAGETLSTEEKAEFDRVTKRIQTIAATAAKYNKALLIDAEESWLQQPVDDMADMLMAQFNKENVVIFNTFQLYRHDRLAFLKTSFQKAQQQGYLLGAKLVRGAYMEKERKRAEEMGYPSPIQPNKAATDTDYNAAVAFCMQHLDKLAVFIGTHNEDSSMLGARLLEQQNLPHQHPHVSFSQLYGMSDNITFNLAHAGYRVSKYLPYGPVKDVMPYLIRRAQENTSISGQMGRELGLLRKEMKRRGL comes from the coding sequence ATGGAAAAGCAGCAACCATTATCATTCGAGAATACCGAAATCGCCTTTGAATCCAGAACAGATAAAGCATTAAAGAAAGCTGACTTCCTGTTTAGCAATATAGGTAAGCCCTGGCTGGTAAAGCTGGGGGCGGCACTGACGCCTTTAGCCTTTAAGATGCACCTGCCAGTCAGGGGAATCATTAAGACCACTATCTTCGACCAGTTCTGCGGCGGCGAAAACCTGCAGGAGGCGGCCCGTACCGCTGAAACGCTGGATCAATACCATGTAGGTGTCGTACTGGACTATGGTGTGGAAGCCATGGAAGGGGAGGAGAACTACGATCATGCAGTTCCTGAATTTATCCGGGCGATTGAATACGCTGCTAACAAGGCCAGCATTCCATTCATTGCCATTAAGGTGACCGGCTTTGCCCGCATTTCACTGCTGGAAAAAATTCATGCAGGCGAAACCCTTTCAACTGAAGAAAAAGCGGAGTTTGACCGGGTGACAAAGCGTATTCAAACCATTGCTGCGACTGCTGCCAAATACAACAAGGCATTGCTCATTGACGCGGAGGAAAGCTGGCTTCAACAGCCGGTAGATGACATGGCGGATATGCTGATGGCGCAGTTTAACAAAGAAAACGTAGTCATTTTCAATACTTTCCAGTTGTATCGTCACGATCGCCTGGCGTTCTTAAAAACTTCTTTCCAGAAAGCACAGCAACAGGGCTACCTGTTGGGCGCCAAACTGGTAAGGGGTGCTTATATGGAAAAGGAGCGTAAACGCGCCGAAGAAATGGGATATCCATCCCCGATCCAACCGAACAAAGCAGCTACCGATACAGATTACAACGCTGCGGTAGCATTCTGCATGCAACACCTCGATAAACTGGCGGTTTTCATTGGCACACACAATGAAGACAGTAGTATGCTGGGGGCCCGGCTGCTGGAACAACAAAATCTACCTCACCAACATCCCCATGTCAGCTTCTCCCAGTTATATGGAATGAGCGACAACATCACCTTTAACCTGGCTCATGCCGGTTATCGCGTATCCAAATACCTGCCTTATGGACCTGTAAAGGATGTGATGCCTTACCTGATTCGCCGTGCACAGGAAAATACTTCCATCTCCGGACAAATGGGCCGTGAATTGGGATTACTGCGCAAGGAGATGAAAAGAAGAGGCTTGTAA
- a CDS encoding thymidylate synthase encodes MEQYLNLLQHILDQGSVKTDRTGTGTISCFGAQLRFNLQEGFPLVTTKKLHLKSIIYELLWFLKGDTNIKYLKDNGVRIWDEWANENGDLGPVYGKQWRSWETKDGKVIDQIADAINTIKKNPDSRRIIVTAWNPADLPAMALSPCHCLFQFYVADGRLSCQLYQRSADVFLGVPFNIASYALLTMMIAQVCDLEPGDFVHTFGDVHLYSNHIEQAKLQLSRTPYPLPQMKINPAKKDIFSFEYEDFGLENYQFHPHIKAPVAV; translated from the coding sequence ATGGAACAATACCTCAACTTACTCCAACATATCCTGGACCAGGGTTCTGTAAAGACAGACCGTACTGGTACAGGCACTATCAGCTGCTTTGGAGCTCAGTTACGTTTTAATCTCCAGGAAGGTTTTCCGCTGGTAACTACCAAGAAGCTGCACCTGAAATCCATTATCTACGAACTGCTCTGGTTCCTGAAGGGCGATACCAATATTAAATACCTGAAAGACAATGGTGTAAGGATCTGGGATGAATGGGCCAACGAAAACGGCGATCTGGGTCCTGTTTATGGCAAACAATGGCGTAGCTGGGAAACCAAAGATGGCAAAGTCATAGACCAGATCGCCGATGCTATAAATACCATCAAAAAGAACCCCGATTCCCGTCGTATCATTGTAACAGCATGGAACCCGGCAGACCTGCCAGCGATGGCGCTGAGTCCATGCCACTGCCTGTTCCAGTTCTATGTTGCGGATGGACGTCTCAGTTGCCAGCTCTACCAGCGTAGTGCAGATGTATTCCTGGGCGTACCTTTCAACATCGCTTCCTATGCGCTGCTCACGATGATGATCGCGCAGGTATGTGACCTGGAACCGGGTGATTTTGTGCACACTTTTGGCGACGTACATTTGTACAGCAACCATATAGAACAGGCGAAGCTACAGCTGAGCCGTACTCCTTATCCACTGCCACAGATGAAGATCAATCCTGCTAAGAAGGATATTTTCTCCTTTGAGTATGAAGATTTCGGACTGGAAAATTACCAGTTCCATCCGCATATCAAGGCGCCGGTAGCTGTATAA
- a CDS encoding dihydrofolate reductase, with translation MVSIIVAASENNVIGIHNHLPWHLPVDMKYFKDTTMGKPIVMGRKSFEELGKVLPGRPNIMITRQQEYVSPGLIVVPSLEAGIEKAKTFGTEEVFVTGGGEIFKMAIEKGIIDRIYLTRVHAEVEGDTYFPAFDQTKWEKVKDEKYEKDEKHKYSMSFQVWDFKK, from the coding sequence TTGGTCTCTATTATCGTTGCTGCATCTGAAAATAATGTTATCGGTATTCATAATCATCTGCCATGGCACCTGCCGGTAGATATGAAATATTTCAAAGACACGACAATGGGGAAACCAATTGTTATGGGTCGTAAATCATTTGAAGAATTAGGGAAAGTACTTCCCGGGAGACCTAATATCATGATCACCCGTCAGCAGGAGTATGTAAGTCCGGGATTGATCGTGGTACCTTCACTGGAAGCGGGGATCGAAAAGGCGAAGACCTTTGGTACTGAGGAAGTTTTTGTAACAGGGGGAGGAGAGATCTTTAAGATGGCGATTGAAAAGGGCATTATAGACAGGATCTACCTGACAAGGGTGCATGCAGAGGTGGAAGGGGATACTTATTTCCCTGCTTTTGACCAGACGAAGTGGGAGAAGGTGAAGGATGAAAAGTATGAGAAGGATGAGAAGCATAAGTATTCAATGAGTTTCCAGGTATGGGACTTTAAGAAATAA